A section of the Methanococcus vannielii SB genome encodes:
- a CDS encoding ZPR1 zinc finger domain-containing protein, whose product MENMVNLIDCPICGKEESLKIVTQELEIPYFGKVIETTIFCEACKYKKSDIFPSEVKEPKRYILPVLEEYDLNKRVIRGSSGHVKIPELGFEMSPGPASEAYVSNVEGVIIRMEEALITLISWLETEEEKKRAKTLIEKLENVKLGKEKITLIIEDPLGHSAIIGDNVKEELLTTEEIEVLSGNVVIIDSSNSLI is encoded by the coding sequence ATGGAAAATATGGTGAATTTAATTGATTGCCCAATATGTGGGAAGGAAGAGTCATTAAAAATAGTAACACAGGAACTTGAAATACCGTATTTTGGAAAAGTGATTGAAACAACAATTTTTTGTGAAGCTTGTAAATATAAAAAAAGTGATATATTCCCATCAGAAGTTAAAGAACCTAAACGGTATATATTGCCAGTTTTAGAAGAATATGATTTAAATAAACGGGTTATAAGGGGCTCTTCAGGACATGTAAAAATACCTGAATTGGGCTTTGAAATGTCACCTGGGCCTGCATCTGAAGCTTACGTTTCAAACGTTGAAGGGGTCATAATAAGAATGGAAGAGGCACTTATTACACTTATTAGCTGGCTTGAAACTGAAGAAGAAAAAAAACGGGCAAAAACGTTAATAGAAAAACTTGAAAATGTAAAACTTGGAAAAGAAAAAATAACTTTAATAATTGAAGATCCACTTGGACATAGTGCAATAATTGGAGACAATGTAAAAGAAGAATTATTAACAACTGAAGAAATAGAAGTCCTTTCAGGAAACGTTGTTATAATTGATTCTTCAAATTCTTTAATTTAA
- a CDS encoding helix-turn-helix domain-containing protein, which produces MYDKLKIIERAILLNPEHIKVFREKLKITQSKLAEESGVSQSHLSMLEKGKRDTGEAHAAAITLGMLKCSNAWDKEDPILYLLDVLSLTKLESAIVSFIRDLTTTNSILYRRFIEGHPVYIVDINQFSEEIKKRLKVMNIEEVSFFRGRMEIKGIHLDNKTVVISLDCSDIRRLEKKVSDVLSNNTIIQIFPKDEIPPIYSIKKECMIVHCW; this is translated from the coding sequence ATGTACGACAAATTAAAGATTATTGAAAGGGCAATTCTTTTAAACCCGGAACATATCAAGGTTTTTCGTGAAAAGCTCAAAATTACCCAGTCAAAACTTGCTGAAGAAAGTGGTGTAAGTCAATCACACCTAAGTATGCTTGAAAAGGGTAAACGGGATACTGGAGAAGCTCATGCTGCCGCAATAACACTTGGAATGCTTAAATGTAGTAATGCATGGGATAAAGAAGACCCAATACTATATCTTTTAGACGTTTTATCGCTTACAAAGTTAGAAAGCGCCATTGTATCGTTTATAAGAGATTTGACTACAACAAACAGTATTCTTTACAGGAGATTTATTGAAGGGCATCCTGTATATATTGTAGATATAAACCAATTTTCTGAAGAAATTAAAAAGAGACTAAAAGTAATGAATATCGAAGAAGTATCCTTTTTTAGGGGCCGGATGGAAATTAAAGGAATACATTTGGATAATAAAACAGTAGTAATAAGTTTGGATTGCTCAGATATTCGTAGACTTGAAAAAAAGGTCTCTGATGTACTTTCAAATAATACGATAATACAGATATTTCCAAAAGACGAAATTCCCCCAATATATTCTATTAAAAAAGAATGTATGATTGTACACTGCTGGTGA
- the ehaA gene encoding energy-converting NiFe hydrogenase A subunit EhaA has product MVLLYYCIAVISATLFGALIGLKLSFDMDSFESSLLFPTPIVALGLTAIFGYLFSLDIISSVAIGIFASIFSKCANKIFPGVLDGNN; this is encoded by the coding sequence ATGGTGCTACTTTATTACTGCATAGCCGTAATCTCCGCAACATTATTTGGAGCATTGATCGGCCTTAAATTATCGTTTGATATGGATTCATTTGAAAGTTCGCTTTTATTCCCGACCCCAATTGTAGCTTTAGGACTTACTGCAATTTTTGGATATCTTTTTAGTTTGGATATTATTTCAAGCGTAGCTATCGGGATTTTTGCAAGTATTTTCTCAAAATGTGCAAATAAAATATTTCCGGGTGTTTTAGATGGTAATAATTGA
- a CDS encoding DUF2109 domain-containing protein, whose amino-acid sequence MESSVITITIGIVGLISVVKLFLTKSRALKLPLLCCINFCIAALIALHIKSPAAAVAAAIYFISSTVSSNAIAHTIGELDKIEKFERKR is encoded by the coding sequence ATGGAGTCTTCAGTAATTACAATTACAATTGGAATAGTTGGACTGATTTCGGTTGTTAAATTATTTTTAACGAAAAGTAGGGCCCTAAAGCTCCCTCTGCTATGCTGCATAAACTTTTGTATTGCAGCACTAATTGCGTTACATATAAAAAGTCCAGCTGCTGCAGTTGCAGCTGCAATTTACTTTATATCATCTACAGTTTCAAGTAACGCCATAGCCCATACGATAGGGGAACTTGATAAAATAGAAAAGTTTGAGAGGAAAAGGTGA
- a CDS encoding DUF2108 domain-containing protein — MEFLPIVAAGCCILGGIGTITHTHNINKIIMFALLESGLIGLIASFYYLDVAIVSSILEPIATLILLLGVLKYEYALKTKKKYSTEVPVLTK; from the coding sequence ATGGAATTTTTACCAATAGTTGCCGCAGGATGCTGTATTCTTGGAGGAATAGGTACTATTACCCATACTCACAATATCAATAAAATAATAATGTTCGCACTCCTTGAAAGTGGATTAATAGGACTTATTGCATCATTTTACTACCTTGATGTTGCAATAGTATCTTCGATACTTGAACCTATTGCAACGTTAATTTTGCTTTTGGGGGTTTTAAAATACGAATACGCCTTAAAAACAAAGAAAAAATACAGTACGGAAGTTCCTGTGCTTACTAAATAG
- a CDS encoding EhaE family protein, translated as MDLITLTMYTGYFLLILGTVGAVIGPMTKDPFKRLLNIEVPSIGVCLVFLAYNQTLALMTFLGVNAILTLILVRAILKNVELEE; from the coding sequence ATGGATTTAATTACCCTAACAATGTATACAGGATACTTTTTATTAATATTGGGAACGGTTGGCGCAGTTATCGGCCCAATGACAAAAGACCCATTTAAAAGGCTTTTAAATATAGAAGTTCCATCAATTGGGGTTTGTCTTGTATTTTTAGCGTACAATCAAACCCTTGCATTGATGACATTTCTTGGAGTAAATGCGATATTAACGTTAATTTTAGTTAGGGCCATTCTAAAAAACGTAGAGCTGGAGGAATAA
- a CDS encoding EhaF family protein: MKRINEAWNYISKPSAVSRLFSVFICIFLFIGIFLPTTFNENQLYPKDSIQGQVLITPLAPYDRGGISFEEAADVKSQYPEYQPLRGHITAYLSPIAVFISQNTMYFGTTIVSTPGGILDEILYYTRGFDTVLESLTLLLSFTIFGWLFLNRNNKVE, encoded by the coding sequence ATGAAAAGAATAAATGAAGCCTGGAATTATATTTCTAAGCCCAGTGCAGTCTCCAGATTATTCTCGGTATTTATCTGCATTTTTTTATTTATAGGAATATTCTTACCAACTACGTTTAATGAAAATCAGCTTTATCCAAAAGACAGTATTCAAGGACAGGTATTAATAACACCTTTGGCACCTTACGACAGGGGCGGAATTTCCTTTGAAGAAGCAGCAGATGTAAAATCTCAGTATCCTGAGTACCAACCATTAAGGGGGCATATTACTGCATACCTGTCACCAATTGCAGTATTTATCAGTCAAAATACTATGTACTTTGGAACTACAATCGTATCGACCCCTGGCGGAATTTTAGATGAGATACTTTACTATACTAGAGGTTTTGATACAGTACTTGAATCATTAACGTTATTACTCTCATTTACAATATTTGGCTGGCTGTTTCTTAATCGAAACAATAAGGTGGAATAA
- a CDS encoding EhaG family protein, translating to MDYVSLMFSKTVGVGLIVGILSLYTISRQKSDLNMILLTDLVEFAMLVIIAAVGTDLAEALILPGLVVGMAELLAVSEIFVSRNELKKTGKKKKSKLLEEFTIKETPNLNIRFNKMEVLYTTPKFFAFILVVYGAILSGFTGGAIIASGLLFYILAKRATGKKILSKELKVSFEGISGLSGIFWTLWILGYIGLFLFPDRWLYFLIMAGFGLSLKVGSKLGLIGELLE from the coding sequence ATGGACTACGTAAGTTTAATGTTTAGTAAAACTGTTGGAGTCGGGTTAATCGTAGGTATATTATCCCTTTATACAATATCTCGCCAAAAATCAGATTTAAACATGATTTTACTAACTGATCTTGTAGAATTTGCAATGCTCGTAATAATTGCCGCAGTTGGAACAGACCTTGCAGAAGCCTTAATTCTTCCAGGGCTTGTTGTTGGAATGGCTGAACTATTGGCAGTTTCAGAAATATTCGTATCTAGAAATGAACTGAAAAAAACTGGTAAAAAGAAAAAGTCGAAATTATTAGAAGAATTTACAATTAAGGAAACTCCAAATCTTAATATACGGTTTAACAAAATGGAAGTACTTTATACTACTCCAAAATTCTTTGCATTCATTTTAGTGGTTTATGGTGCAATTTTAAGTGGATTTACTGGCGGTGCAATTATTGCTAGCGGTCTTTTATTCTACATACTAGCTAAAAGAGCTACTGGTAAAAAAATACTTTCAAAAGAGTTAAAAGTATCATTTGAAGGAATTTCCGGACTTTCCGGAATATTCTGGACTCTTTGGATATTGGGCTATATTGGACTATTCCTGTTCCCAGATAGGTGGTTATACTTCTTAATTATGGCTGGATTTGGACTTTCTTTAAAAGTGGGTTCAAAACTTGGACTAATCGGGGAGTTGTTAGAATAA
- a CDS encoding proton-conducting transporter transmembrane domain-containing protein, translating to MLFESIAGNFYGIIPLGDIIFYLTDFSLIGFVVAMFFTCVVYLTKPEKQLEAQMYEFGDKFNHVTAEELRVRKFMSIVCGVATAFSMLTGDLFNFALFLAVIGISNIGIVSAVKKEWVLNAAFHYGIIAMISSLPLFGAAALILGKTGTLSIFELSKMSHDLLYLKILYAIGMIGETGVAPFYAAKAEMFRAPGAPYILMIHLSSLLVIVRTVEILLTIS from the coding sequence ATGCTTTTTGAATCGATTGCAGGAAACTTTTATGGCATAATTCCTTTGGGCGACATTATATTTTATTTAACAGATTTTTCGCTTATAGGATTTGTTGTAGCGATGTTTTTCACATGTGTAGTTTATCTTACAAAACCTGAAAAACAGCTTGAAGCACAGATGTACGAGTTTGGTGATAAATTTAACCACGTAACGGCTGAGGAATTAAGGGTAAGAAAATTCATGTCCATAGTATGCGGAGTTGCAACTGCATTCTCAATGCTTACTGGGGACCTTTTTAATTTTGCACTATTTCTTGCGGTAATCGGTATTTCAAATATAGGAATTGTCTCAGCAGTTAAAAAAGAATGGGTTTTAAATGCTGCATTCCATTATGGAATTATCGCAATGATATCTTCACTTCCGTTATTTGGTGCAGCCGCCTTAATTTTGGGTAAAACGGGAACTCTTTCGATATTTGAACTTTCAAAAATGTCTCATGATTTATTATATCTAAAAATACTTTATGCAATTGGAATGATTGGTGAAACGGGCGTTGCTCCATTTTACGCTGCAAAAGCAGAAATGTTTCGAGCCCCAGGTGCCCCGTACATTTTAATGATACACCTCTCATCGCTACTTGTAATTGTAAGAACTGTAGAAATTCTGCTTACAATATCCTAA
- a CDS encoding respiratory chain complex I subunit 1 family protein, with protein sequence MSAVPSIVNGLLYALYAFLVGGILLGFHRKLMARIQGRPGPPIIQYLIHTFKFYFKEITFPISAGNPLYVFVSLMDIMVWMSALFIGIVFESSLLILIGLYILQKIVEHGCGLSSGSPYGKIGGVRSVFSAAAEVPLFAAAGIIYVVTDSLIIKDILSYQIANGPLIFQLPMSAFAIFVLLVSKAPFSPFGIVKAKDIVSGYITEHYGPLESIIMIGDAIAWFVLLWLFMALFLGPIFALNPVLTLIGMLVLTVVITFICALTPLLAPNHSVMLQITIASLTLIDLAYRITH encoded by the coding sequence TTGAGTGCAGTACCAAGCATTGTTAACGGACTTTTATATGCACTTTACGCATTTTTAGTCGGGGGAATCTTATTGGGATTCCATAGGAAACTTATGGCAAGAATTCAAGGAAGACCTGGGCCTCCAATTATACAATATTTAATACATACCTTTAAATTTTACTTTAAAGAAATAACCTTCCCAATTTCTGCGGGAAATCCGCTTTACGTGTTCGTATCACTCATGGATATTATGGTGTGGATGAGTGCACTGTTTATTGGAATCGTATTTGAATCATCTTTATTAATTCTTATTGGACTATACATCCTTCAAAAAATCGTCGAGCACGGCTGTGGATTAAGTAGTGGTTCTCCATATGGTAAAATTGGTGGTGTTAGAAGTGTCTTTTCAGCAGCAGCAGAGGTTCCATTGTTTGCTGCAGCAGGAATTATTTACGTTGTAACCGATTCTTTAATAATTAAAGACATATTGTCCTACCAAATAGCAAATGGGCCATTAATATTTCAATTACCAATGAGTGCATTTGCAATCTTCGTGCTTTTAGTTTCAAAAGCCCCTTTTAGCCCTTTTGGAATCGTTAAAGCAAAAGACATTGTAAGTGGATATATAACCGAGCACTACGGCCCCCTTGAATCAATTATAATGATTGGAGACGCAATAGCGTGGTTTGTACTCTTATGGTTATTCATGGCATTATTCTTAGGGCCAATATTTGCACTAAATCCAGTACTTACGCTTATAGGGATGCTTGTGCTTACGGTAGTCATAACATTTATATGTGCCCTAACACCACTTCTTGCACCAAATCATTCAGTAATGCTCCAGATAACGATTGCATCACTTACGTTAATCGATCTGGCATACAGAATTACCCATTAG
- a CDS encoding energy-converting hydrogenase subunit EhaL family protein, with protein sequence MNEVPFTLLISALTFILGSSLGLSYSYKKYKKPYIERSLDIAALASAVIGGLAFTVNLPISILFLAFPLGMRPGYGHAEFSLGVILAVIGFILTLGLF encoded by the coding sequence ATGAACGAAGTTCCGTTTACACTACTAATAAGTGCACTTACCTTCATTTTGGGTTCTTCGCTTGGCTTATCATATAGCTACAAAAAATACAAAAAGCCATATATTGAAAGAAGTCTTGATATAGCCGCTCTTGCTTCAGCAGTTATTGGAGGTCTTGCATTTACAGTTAATTTACCTATCTCAATACTATTTCTTGCATTTCCATTAGGAATGAGGCCCGGATACGGCCATGCAGAATTCAGTCTTGGAGTAATACTTGCAGTTATTGGATTTATATTAACATTAGGGCTGTTCTAG
- a CDS encoding DUF1959 domain-containing protein has translation MLEDIDKNYKDSSLKQKYNIIKGNRYIMEEAIVPISKALKLPMDDVVDIFVKIYDSASLYESHAYVEQAKMGCLGRRVDIDLGLCWIADFFGLISKNDADLIRKKVVEDTIIRKKPYNESLEEGRALAVKILKGEE, from the coding sequence ATGCTAGAAGATATTGATAAAAACTACAAAGATTCGAGTTTAAAACAAAAATATAATATTATAAAAGGAAACCGCTACATCATGGAAGAAGCGATTGTTCCAATTTCAAAAGCATTGAAACTTCCAATGGATGACGTTGTAGATATATTTGTCAAAATTTACGATAGTGCATCGCTTTACGAATCACATGCCTACGTTGAACAGGCAAAAATGGGGTGCCTTGGAAGAAGAGTCGATATTGACCTTGGACTTTGCTGGATAGCGGATTTTTTCGGGCTTATTTCTAAAAATGATGCCGATTTGATACGAAAAAAAGTTGTTGAAGATACGATTATTCGAAAAAAGCCCTATAATGAATCTCTTGAAGAAGGGCGGGCCCTTGCAGTCAAAATTTTAAAAGGAGAAGAATAA
- a CDS encoding NADH-quinone oxidoreductase subunit B family protein: protein MIKDFVRKRSINVCIVNTGGCNGCDIEIVSTLAPRYDIEQYGIYVHNNPREADVLVVTGPVTGAWEKRLLELYEKTPEPKIVVSIGACALSGGIFKEGHIFGPVDKIIPVDAKLPGCPPRPSEIISAIVSIAPEALAAKEKIMNQKLKEEKNKTKA from the coding sequence ATGATTAAAGATTTTGTAAGAAAAAGATCCATTAATGTCTGTATCGTTAACACCGGCGGTTGTAACGGTTGCGATATTGAAATTGTATCTACACTTGCTCCAAGGTACGATATAGAACAATACGGGATTTACGTGCATAATAATCCTAGAGAAGCTGATGTTTTAGTTGTTACTGGCCCAGTAACTGGAGCTTGGGAAAAAAGACTTCTTGAACTTTATGAAAAAACTCCAGAACCTAAAATAGTAGTTTCAATCGGGGCATGTGCATTAAGTGGCGGAATATTTAAAGAAGGCCATATTTTTGGGCCCGTTGATAAAATAATACCTGTTGATGCAAAGCTTCCAGGATGCCCTCCAAGGCCTTCAGAAATAATTTCAGCAATTGTTTCAATTGCACCGGAGGCACTTGCTGCAAAAGAAAAGATTATGAATCAAAAACTAAAAGAAGAAAAAAATAAAACCAAAGCTTGA
- a CDS encoding hydrogenase large subunit: MNVVPIGPIHPVLKEPIRIKLLVEGENVKGAELDMGYVHRGIERIMEGKHYLKGIHLAERVCGICSYIHTQTFAECIENMCNIKAPEKAEYLRVVTCELERLHSHLIAAAVYNLAIEHETIGIWMLNARETIMDLLESITGNRVNMGFNVVGGVRLDLNKELLDSIYKKLDEFEDDIVNIVEAFQNGPLIGMRSKHIGTIGYKEIMKTRAAGPVARASGIPESDWRLRHETYQALNFKPDWRNEGDNYARMMVRHDEMITSIKLIRRALELYSECSGHVRTKAEIKGSEGEWKNEAHRGEVYYKIAITDGGLIKRIIIRTPTVMNLEAYKYMLKTCPTISDAVATYTSIDPCVSCTERTIELKDTITGKSSNYKF; encoded by the coding sequence ATGAATGTAGTGCCAATTGGGCCTATTCACCCAGTACTAAAAGAGCCCATCCGTATAAAACTCCTTGTCGAAGGAGAAAACGTAAAAGGTGCAGAGTTAGATATGGGTTACGTACATAGGGGTATTGAGCGAATAATGGAAGGAAAACATTATTTAAAAGGAATTCACCTAGCTGAACGTGTTTGTGGAATTTGCTCATATATTCATACACAAACATTTGCGGAATGTATTGAAAATATGTGTAATATAAAAGCACCTGAGAAGGCAGAATACTTAAGGGTGGTTACATGTGAACTTGAAAGATTACACAGTCACTTAATTGCAGCAGCAGTCTATAATCTTGCAATTGAACATGAAACTATTGGAATATGGATGCTAAATGCAAGGGAAACCATCATGGATTTACTCGAATCTATTACGGGAAATAGGGTAAACATGGGTTTTAACGTCGTTGGTGGAGTCAGATTAGATTTAAATAAAGAGCTTTTAGATTCAATTTATAAAAAACTAGATGAGTTTGAAGATGACATTGTAAACATTGTAGAAGCATTCCAAAACGGGCCCCTTATTGGAATGAGGAGTAAACATATAGGAACTATAGGGTATAAAGAAATAATGAAAACCCGTGCGGCAGGGCCTGTTGCAAGAGCATCTGGAATTCCTGAAAGCGATTGGAGACTTAGACATGAAACTTATCAGGCTTTAAACTTTAAGCCAGATTGGAGAAATGAAGGAGACAATTACGCTAGAATGATGGTAAGGCATGACGAAATGATTACAAGTATTAAGCTTATTAGAAGAGCACTTGAGCTTTATTCAGAATGCTCCGGCCACGTGAGAACTAAAGCAGAAATTAAAGGTTCTGAAGGTGAATGGAAAAATGAAGCGCATAGGGGTGAAGTATACTACAAAATAGCAATTACTGATGGAGGACTCATAAAAAGAATAATAATAAGGACCCCAACAGTAATGAACTTAGAAGCTTATAAGTACATGCTAAAAACGTGTCCAACTATTTCAGATGCTGTTGCAACATATACTTCAATCGACCCTTGCGTATCCTGTACTGAGCGAACAATTGAATTAAAAGATACAATTACGGGAAAAAGTAGTAATTACAAGTTTTAA
- a CDS encoding 4Fe-4S binding protein, with protein MSSSIWYLYEFVRKKWFKKFTNAKSEKESYIEPERFRKIPVTVDFPEKCISCSACAESCPSDAILMKHNEEYNRIMPDFDDGSCINCGNCVESCPTEVLEMGTLRKEASGLSWNVPKKINLVIDSEVCVSCSSCEKVCPVDAISHNRFSIYKIDVNSCVSCKKCIDSCPVENAILTYDELSLSNKIDVSQYKKFDRERLGMNFKVEMDIIPEIPRIVPELCINCKNCVDVCPGLIDIEKLTVVTCVKCGHCLSVCPTSAIRTGTLAKITKNTKKCHTINDKKCIGCRICYKSCNVPNALNISKETNLPYIDPIYCVRCGICENVCPVDAVDILKTDVSLDISLKQKVRDEFGNILQKDLEEFTKSYVLLKEEIKEKGKKIISDTKIPEKNKKGD; from the coding sequence ATGTCATCATCTATTTGGTACCTTTACGAGTTCGTAAGAAAGAAGTGGTTTAAAAAGTTTACGAACGCTAAATCTGAAAAAGAAAGCTATATTGAACCCGAAAGATTTAGAAAAATTCCTGTAACTGTAGATTTTCCAGAAAAATGTATAAGTTGCAGTGCATGTGCCGAATCATGTCCTTCGGATGCAATTTTAATGAAACATAATGAAGAATACAATAGAATAATGCCTGATTTTGACGACGGTTCATGCATAAATTGCGGAAATTGTGTTGAATCGTGCCCCACAGAAGTTTTAGAAATGGGGACATTAAGAAAAGAAGCTTCAGGACTTAGTTGGAATGTTCCAAAAAAAATAAACCTTGTAATAGATAGCGAAGTTTGTGTAAGTTGCAGTTCTTGTGAAAAAGTCTGTCCTGTAGATGCAATATCCCATAATAGATTTTCAATTTATAAAATTGACGTTAATAGCTGTGTAAGTTGTAAAAAATGTATAGATAGTTGTCCAGTTGAAAATGCAATTCTAACTTATGATGAATTATCACTATCTAATAAAATAGATGTTTCGCAATACAAGAAGTTTGACCGTGAAAGACTCGGGATGAATTTTAAAGTTGAAATGGACATAATACCTGAAATTCCAAGAATTGTTCCAGAACTTTGTATAAATTGCAAAAACTGTGTTGACGTATGCCCCGGTTTAATTGATATCGAAAAATTAACCGTAGTAACCTGTGTAAAATGTGGACATTGTCTTTCAGTGTGCCCTACAAGCGCAATTAGAACTGGAACACTTGCAAAAATTACAAAAAATACTAAAAAATGCCATACTATAAACGATAAAAAATGTATCGGTTGTAGAATTTGTTATAAGTCTTGTAACGTGCCTAATGCATTGAATATTTCAAAAGAAACTAATTTGCCATATATTGACCCAATTTACTGTGTAAGATGTGGAATTTGCGAAAACGTATGTCCCGTAGATGCAGTTGATATTTTAAAAACAGATGTTTCACTTGATATAAGTCTGAAACAAAAAGTAAGAGATGAATTTGGGAATATTCTTCAAAAAGACCTTGAAGAATTCACCAAAAGCTACGTGCTTTTAAAAGAAGAAATAAAAGAAAAAGGTAAAAAAATTATATCTGATACCAAAATACCTGAAAAAAACAAGAAGGGTGATTAA
- a CDS encoding 4Fe-4S binding protein: MVSELVKKYFDDLNVTLELESQLISNKIEINPETCILCNKCVDICPVSAMNSKYPDIPNINKSCVYCGNCVDICPVSAIKITKARVKVVDGDIVVEKNHCKNKKIMYDRKKCVMCIVCIKNCPFGAIDELKSGIKFNEKCVLCGHCERICPADAIELE; this comes from the coding sequence ATGGTATCAGAATTAGTTAAAAAATATTTTGATGATTTAAATGTTACCTTAGAACTTGAAAGTCAGTTGATAAGTAATAAGATTGAAATAAATCCCGAAACTTGCATATTATGCAATAAATGCGTTGATATATGCCCCGTTTCTGCAATGAATTCTAAATATCCAGATATTCCAAACATAAATAAATCTTGCGTTTACTGTGGAAATTGCGTTGATATATGCCCCGTTTCTGCAATAAAAATTACAAAAGCACGAGTAAAAGTTGTTGATGGGGATATTGTAGTTGAAAAAAATCATTGTAAAAATAAAAAAATAATGTACGATAGAAAAAAATGTGTAATGTGTATCGTATGTATTAAAAACTGTCCTTTTGGTGCAATAGATGAATTAAAATCAGGAATTAAATTTAATGAAAAATGTGTGCTTTGTGGACATTGCGAAAGAATATGCCCTGCAGATGCCATTGAATTAGAATAA